From the Methanobacterium sp. genome, the window CTTTCGAAGGAGCATCCACAAAAAAACATTCATGACACAGCGCAATGTTATAAAATATTTTACCGCTGTCTGGCTTGTATTCTTTCATTCCACGGAGCATGTTTATTAAAACAGATTTTCCTGACCCGCTCCTTCCAAGAATTCCTAAAACACTTCCTTCTTCCACATTCCTGTTCAAATTTTTTAAGATATCCACGCCATTGAAGGTTTTTGTCACGTTTTTTATTTCTATAAAAGGCATGTAATCACCAGTTTTCTTTTTAAGATGTTTAATCTGCCCCACATAGCGGAGTTTCACATTCAGGGCATTTAGTATTCCTGCATGGTACTGCTCGTATTTTTGGAGATTCATATCCACAGTTTGGACATTTACAAACGCTTGGTGGACCTGCTCCAATACCTCTACCCCCATAAGATCTTCTCTCTGTTAATGGAGGCTCTGTTCTTGTCTTCAGTTTCTGCTTTTCTATAATAATAGTTATGTCTTTAGATTGACAGTCTGGGCATTTATCGTATTCTTTTTCAGGACTACGCCATTCAAACCCACATGTATTGCATTTATACCTGTTTTTGTCAGTTATATAATTCCCCCCTACAATTACTATTGTATTTCCATCAACCAAGGCTTTAGATATCTTTTTTCTAGCAGAAGTTAAGATTCGGTGAAACGTGGGCTGTGAAATTCCCATTATCTCCGCGGATCTTTTCTGCTGAATATCATGATAATCTCTGAGTCTTATTGCTTCGAATTCGTCTACTGTAATTTCAATAGGTTTGAAAGAGCCTATATTATCTCTTTCTGGTTTAAAACAGCGTATCTGTGGTTCTTCTAATATTCTTCTAAATCTTCTGGGCCTAGGCATGACTGAATATATATTCAAAACTAAAATATAAGTATTTTTATTTATTCCATCCTTCTTCTTCCAAAGCCTCTTCTTCCAGCTCCTGGAAATCCATAAGATAAAGAAGTTATTTCTTCAAGTTTACCTTCCCTGAAACGTTTCAAATTATTTTCCACACTCCCTGAAGTAACTTTATATATTTTGATCCCTGTATTTTTTAAAATACGAAGGCAATTGGATCTAATTCTCCTGAAATTAGAATTTTAGCTTCATTATCCACAATAAATTGCGCTGCCATGTTTCCTGCTCCTTTTTCATTTTTTGAAGGATTTTCAATTGGATATATGTCTTTAATTTCACCATTTTCCATATCTGCAATTAAAAAATTAGGATTTCTTCCAAATAGATGACCTATATCAGAATTTAAATTACTCCCTGTTGATGCAACTGCTACTTTCATACATATTCCTCACTTAATGATTTTACTATCCGAAAAACCTCAATTCCAAGCTGAATTCAAAGTTTATGGGATTTGGGCTGTGAAATATCCATTATTTCTGCTGCTTTTTGCTGTTCGATGTTTTAGTAATTTCTAAGTCTTATTACTTTGAATTCACCTAGTGTAAGCCCTATAGGATTAATCTGTTTTTTATCTCTTTCTAAATCAAGATCTAAAACACCTGATTTGAAGTTCTCGAAATATTTTTCTATAAACTTCTGGGTCTTGGCCTCTGTTTTGAATATATATTCAAAACTAAAAAAGAAATGTTTTCATCATCAAATGTAAAAATTTAAATTAATTATATCGCAGAAAAAAATCTTCTAAAGGATTGTAAATCCAAATTTTAATTAATTTAAATTTTTCTATCAAAATAATAAAATCTATTTGAAGCATATCTCATTTAGAAAACTGAAATAATCAAGTTCATGTAAAACCATACTAAAAAACAAAATCAATTTATTCACTTAGTATTAACATTTACATTATCCCAAATCATTTATTTTTCAGATTAATCACTGTTACCTCATTTTTTGAACCAGATCTCATGGGAGGGCCCCATGTTCCAGTTCCCGGAGAAACATAGAGACTTGTTCCATTATATTCATAGAGTCCATTGAAATATGGAAATACCAGTCTTCCCAGAAAATTAAAGGGGAAAAATTGTCCTTTGTGGGTATGTCCAGAAATCTGCAGATCAATCCCTGCTTTATTTGCAGCTTCCAGTCCATCAGGTAGATGGTACATCAAAATAGAGGGTTTTAATTTATCTATTTCTAACCTGGAAAGCACATTTTTAAGATGATTTCTATCAAAGGAATAATCAACGCCAATTATTTGAATATCCTGAACCTCTACCACTTCATCCCGTAATACTTTAATTTTTGTGGTTTTAAGAACATTTAAAACATTTTCCATTCCTTCATAGACCTCATGATTACCTGTTACTAAAAATACTGGAGCTTCAAGATCATCTATGGCATTTAACACATGCGGATGTATGGGGGCACTTCCATCTATTGTATCTCCTGTA encodes:
- a CDS encoding ATP-binding cassette domain-containing protein — its product is MPFIEIKNVTKTFNGVDILKNLNRNVEEGSVLGILGRSGSGKSVLINMLRGMKEYKPDSGKIFYNIALCHECFFVDAPSK
- a CDS encoding DUF134 domain-containing protein, whose product is MPRPRRFRRILEEPQIRCFKPERDNIGSFKPIEITVDEFEAIRLRDYHDIQQKRSAEIMGISQPTFHRILTSARKKISKALVDGNTIVIVGGNYITDKNRYKCNTCGFEWRSPEKEYDKCPDCQSKDITIIIEKQKLKTRTEPPLTERRSYGGRGIGAGPPSVCKCPNCGYESPKIRAVPCRNTKCPECETPLCGAD
- a CDS encoding NifB/NifX family molybdenum-iron cluster-binding protein: MKVAVASTGSNLNSDIGHLFGRNPNFLIADMENGEIKDIYPIENPSKNEKGAGNMAAQFIVDNEAKILISGELDPIAFVF
- a CDS encoding metallophosphoesterase, yielding MKRIIQPAMFIPLIFTVFLALNYFIFSTIGGLLDLSSTTIYSLVFLFAISFPAANVLERTVSHALTRAFYTISSAWMGISIFIVFLVICYEILNLIFYIPPFIAGIGIILLASAISAYSILNSINLEVKDVEIKIPTLKRDMKIVQLSDIHVGSVRNSGFIKKIVEKTNVLNPDIVLITGDTIDGSAPIHPHVLNAIDDLEAPVFLVTGNHEVYEGMENVLNVLKTTKIKVLRDEVVEVQDIQIIGVDYSFDRNHLKNVLSRLEIDKLKPSILMYHLPDGLEAANKAGIDLQISGHTHKGQFFPFNFLGRLVFPYFNGLYEYNGTSLYVSPGTGTWGPPMRSGSKNEVTVINLKNK